In the genome of Bradysia coprophila strain Holo2 unplaced genomic scaffold, BU_Bcop_v1 contig_494, whole genome shotgun sequence, one region contains:
- the LOC119082823 gene encoding paxillin-like, giving the protein MSGPVFCGKCKAAIKGRTLNALGKSWHPEHFACQVCQKPITNTTFNEREGQPVCPPCYAQKYCEKCYHCKQPIIGKVIKAMNHSYHEDHFMCAGPCQKPMAMSAPFFQKEGKPYCKLDYDVLFGRSKK; this is encoded by the exons ATG TCTGGTCCGGTGTTCTGCGGTAAATGCAAAGCTGCCATAAAAGGAAGG ACGTTGAACGCATTGGGCAAATCATGGCATCCCGAACATTTCGCATGCCAAGTCTGCCAAAAGCCAATCACAAACACCACATTCAATGAACGTGAAGGTCAACCAGTCTGTCCGCCATGCTATGCTCAAAAATACTGTGAGAAATGCTACCACTGCAAACAGCCTATTATTGGG AAAGTAATCAAAGCAATGAATCATTCGTACCACGAAGACCATTTCATGTGTGCCGGACCCTGTCAAAAGCCAATGGCTATGTCAGCACCATTTTTCCAGAAAGAGGGCAAACCGTATTGCAAACTTGACTACGACGTATTGTTCGGAAGAT CTAAAAAATGA